A DNA window from Ipomoea triloba cultivar NCNSP0323 chromosome 10, ASM357664v1 contains the following coding sequences:
- the LOC116032396 gene encoding protein HESO1-like, which yields MSLTVEVLRKEADKCQRKTLLKYKIALEKSSGLEELLHGVCFVLFPKPSDYDARRDLIRIFNEIVKEIYGCSRDIPRVVEFGSFTMDLFAAKSDLDLSVNFSNVDIPRDRKISTLKKLAKKLNLLQRSGHVHGVNPITRAIVPVLKVVDSGTGVECDISVGNKDGILKSKILYFVSLIDERFRKLCFLMKAWAQAHNINSARDKTLNSLSIILLVAFHLQTRNHPILPPFSAILKDGCDTGAVAKSLHKFVNYGQNNTESVAELFLTLLLMLSSVDELWFQGLCVSTYEGSWISKTWDHKVGCITVEDFTDRSQNVARAVGESEMKRINDCINLSIERISDFLSCRMEGYALSEFLFGKDVAISESGVTMNWNANVTKSNAPPGLTTWRENKDAMGGHKASRQTRNVEHRGQSALGKRTRTDGSSVPSTNTKRMRDTGAFGQMQYSETDRAPYLPIPIAHPTYASNAGNWLSSDYVRESDIATSLVTPIVYHPSHPHDQLQRTFRPPNLPTPSVYPTFPPIANQMFPSHAAETQRVANLPSASDLLAYPLAGSKLF from the exons ATGTCATTGACAGTAGAAG TTCTGCGCAAGGAAGCTGACAAGTGTCAGAGGAAGACATTGCTCAAGTACAAAATAGCCTTGGAAAAGTCATCTGGGTTGGAAGAATTGCTTCATGGTGTTTGTTTTGTTCTGTTCCCTAAACCAAGTGATTATGATGCTCGGAGAGATTTGATCCGcatatttaatgaaattgtCAAGGAAATTTATG GCTGCTCTCGTGATATTCCTCGTGTTGTGGAGTTTGGGTCTTTCACAATGGATCTGTTTGCAGCAAAAAGTGACCTAGATCTATCTGTTAATTTTAGCAATGTTGACATCCCGCGTGACAGGAAGATTAGTACTCTCAAGAAGCTTGCAAAGAAGCTTAATTTACTTCAGC GTAGTGGACATGTTCATGGTGTCAACCCAATTACCCGTGCTATTGTGCCTGTTCTGAAAGTTGTTGATAGTGGAACTGGGGTTGAGTGTGATATATCAGTGGGAAACAAGGatggaatcttgaaatccaagatTCTCTACTTTGTTTCTCTCATTGATGAAAGGTTTCGCAAACTATGCTTTTTG ATGAAAGCATGGGCTCAAGCACATAACATTAATAGTGCAAGGGACAAAACCTTGAACTCATTAAGTATAATACTTCTGGTGGcatttcacttgcag ACTCGTAATCATCCAATACTGCCACCATTTTCTGCAATTCTTAAAG ATGGTTGTGATACTGGAGCTGTGGCAAAGTCATTACATAAGTTTGTTAATTATGGACAAAACAATACAGAATCAGTGGCTGAGCTGTTTCTGACGTTATTACTTATG TTATCATCAGTCGATGAACTTTGGTTCCAAGGTCTGTGTGTCAGCACTTACGAGGGATCTTGGATATCTAAGACTTGGGATCATAAAGTTGGCTGCATAACT GTTGAGGATTTCACTGACCGATCCCAAAATGTTGCAAGGGCAGTAGGAGAGAGTGAAATGAAAAGAATAAACGATTGCATTAACCTTTCTATTGAGCGCATTTCTGATTTTTTGAGTTGCCGAATGGAAGGGTATGCATTAAGTGAATTTTTGTTCGGCAAAGATGTGGCCATATCAGAAAGCGGAGTTACGATGAATTGGAATGCAAATGTCACAAAATCTAATGCACCTCCTGGATTGACTACCTGGAGAGAGAACAAAGATGCAATGGGTGGTCACAAAGCATCTCGTCAAACCAGAAATGTTGAGCATAGGGGTCAATCAGCCTTGGGAAAGAGGACGAGGACTGATGGATCATCAGTTCCCTCTACCAACACAAAAAGGATGAGAGATACCGGTGCTTTTGGGCAAATGCAGTATAGCGAGACTGATAGAGCCCCATATCTACCTATTCCAATTGCTCATCCTACTTATGCATCTAACGCAGGTAACTGGCTGTCTTCTGACTATGTTAGGGAGAGTGATATAGCCACATCATTGGTTACTCCAATCGTATACCACCCGAGTCATCCTCATGACCAACTTCAAAGGACTTTTAGACCTCCAAATTTGCCTACTCCAAGTGTTTATCCTACTTTTCCACCTATAGCAAACCAGATGTTTCCTAGCCATGCTGCTGAGACTCAAAGAGTAGCAAATTTGCCATCTGCTTCTGATTTGTTAGCATATCCCCTTGCTGGTTccaaattgttttaa